One stretch of Xanthomonas sp. DAR 35659 DNA includes these proteins:
- a CDS encoding OmpA family protein, whose amino-acid sequence MNKKILTAALLGGLAVAQAASAQEFDDRWYLTGSAGFNFQDNDRLTNDAPFVTLGLGKFVSPNWSIDGELNYQNPNFDANQDLNWSQYGISFDLRRHFIQEGRGWNPYLLFGLGYQRSEEEFDTGAAVSPGQRKDGNFAAKAGVGLQTTFDKRVAVRAEVAYRADFDDKSVAAPSENWFGDVLASVGVVIPLGPPPAAPVAPPAPTAAPSCADMDDDGDGVNNCDDKCPASQPGQTIGPDGCPVPVSIDLKGVNFDFNKSTLRPDAIAILSEATEILKRYPDLKVEVAGHTDSKGTDAYNQKLSERRATAVYDYLTKNGVDASRLIGPVGYGESRPIAPNTNPDGSDNPEGRAKNRRTELNVQN is encoded by the coding sequence ATGAACAAGAAAATTCTCACCGCCGCGTTGCTGGGCGGTCTGGCCGTCGCCCAGGCAGCGTCCGCACAGGAATTCGACGACCGTTGGTACCTGACCGGTTCGGCCGGCTTCAACTTCCAGGACAACGACCGTCTGACCAACGACGCCCCGTTCGTCACCCTGGGCCTGGGCAAGTTCGTCAGCCCGAACTGGTCGATCGACGGTGAACTGAACTATCAGAACCCGAACTTCGACGCCAACCAGGACCTGAACTGGAGCCAGTACGGCATCTCGTTCGACCTGCGTCGCCACTTCATCCAGGAAGGCCGCGGCTGGAACCCGTACCTGCTGTTCGGCCTGGGCTACCAGCGCTCGGAAGAAGAGTTCGACACCGGCGCCGCCGTGTCCCCGGGCCAGCGCAAGGACGGCAACTTCGCCGCCAAGGCCGGCGTCGGTCTGCAGACCACCTTCGACAAGCGCGTTGCCGTGCGTGCCGAAGTGGCCTACCGCGCTGACTTCGACGACAAGAGCGTTGCCGCTCCGTCCGAGAACTGGTTCGGCGACGTGCTGGCCTCGGTCGGCGTCGTGATCCCGCTGGGCCCGCCGCCGGCCGCTCCGGTTGCCCCTCCGGCGCCGACCGCCGCCCCGAGCTGCGCGGACATGGATGACGACGGCGACGGCGTCAACAACTGCGACGACAAGTGCCCGGCTTCGCAGCCCGGCCAGACCATCGGTCCGGACGGTTGCCCGGTGCCGGTCTCGATCGACCTGAAGGGCGTGAACTTCGACTTCAACAAGTCGACCCTGCGTCCGGACGCGATCGCGATCCTGAGCGAGGCCACCGAGATCCTGAAGCGTTACCCCGACCTGAAGGTCGAGGTCGCCGGTCACACCGACTCGAAGGGTACCGACGCCTACAACCAGAAGCTGTCCGAGCGTCGCGCCACCGCGGTGTACGACTACCTGACCAAGAACGGTGTGGACGCTTCGCGTCTGATCGGTCCGGTCGGCTACGGCGAGAGCCGCCCGATCGCCCCGAACACCAATCCGGATGGTTCGGACAACCCGGAAGGCCGTGCGAAGAACCGCCGTACCGAGCTGAACGTCCAGAACTAA
- a CDS encoding MFS transporter: MSLPPPVASAPARPPLALFALTAGAFGIGTTEFVIMGLLLQVAADLRVSVPAAGLLISGYALGVFVGAPLLTVASRRWPRKRVLVALMLVFTAGNLACALAPSYAALMAARVVTSLAHGTFFGVGAVVATGLVPPQRKASAIATMFTGLTVATLLGVPAGAWMGLHYGWRATFWAVAAIGVLATAVIAALVPADRDTTPAPPLREELRAVGRAPVLLGLATTVLGFAGLFTVYTYVQPLLTRVTGIADSAVSPLLLVFGVGMIVGNVLGGRLADRRPRQALPLSLGALALVLTALTFALPSVPAMTLGICLLGVAAFATVAPLQMWVLGKAGETGRHLASSLNIGAFNLGNALGAWLGGLVLGHGGNLTQLPWAAALVTASGLAVALLALRLAPAPASPPATACVTGGAA; this comes from the coding sequence ATGTCCCTGCCCCCTCCCGTTGCATCCGCGCCAGCGCGGCCGCCGCTCGCGCTGTTCGCGCTGACCGCCGGCGCCTTCGGCATCGGCACCACCGAATTCGTGATCATGGGCCTGCTGCTGCAGGTCGCCGCCGACCTGCGGGTCAGCGTCCCCGCCGCGGGGTTGCTGATCTCCGGCTATGCGCTGGGCGTGTTCGTCGGCGCGCCGCTGCTGACCGTGGCCAGCCGGCGCTGGCCGCGCAAGCGGGTGCTGGTGGCGCTGATGCTGGTGTTCACCGCCGGCAACCTGGCCTGCGCGCTGGCGCCGAGCTACGCGGCACTGATGGCGGCGCGGGTGGTCACCTCGCTGGCGCACGGCACCTTCTTCGGCGTCGGCGCGGTGGTCGCCACCGGCCTGGTGCCGCCGCAGCGCAAGGCCTCGGCGATCGCCACCATGTTCACCGGCCTCACCGTCGCCACCCTGCTCGGGGTGCCGGCCGGCGCCTGGATGGGCCTGCATTACGGCTGGCGCGCCACGTTCTGGGCAGTGGCGGCGATCGGCGTACTAGCCACCGCGGTGATCGCCGCGCTGGTGCCGGCCGATCGCGACACCACGCCGGCACCGCCGTTGCGCGAGGAACTGCGTGCGGTCGGTCGCGCCCCGGTGCTGCTGGGGCTGGCGACGACGGTGCTCGGCTTTGCCGGCTTGTTCACCGTGTACACCTACGTGCAGCCGCTGCTGACCCGGGTCACCGGCATCGCCGACAGTGCGGTGTCGCCGCTGCTGCTGGTGTTCGGCGTGGGCATGATCGTCGGCAATGTGCTTGGCGGACGCCTGGCCGACCGCCGGCCACGACAAGCCTTGCCGCTGAGCCTGGGAGCGCTGGCGCTGGTGCTGACGGCGCTGACCTTCGCCTTGCCGTCGGTGCCGGCGATGACCCTGGGCATCTGCCTGCTGGGCGTGGCCGCGTTCGCGACGGTGGCGCCGCTGCAGATGTGGGTGCTGGGCAAGGCCGGCGAGACCGGCCGGCATCTGGCGTCGAGCCTGAACATCGGCGCGTTCAACCTGGGCAATGCGCTGGGGGCCTGGCTCGGCGGCCTGGTGCTCGGCCATGGCGGCAACCTGACGCAACTGCCCTGGGCGGCGGCGCTGGTCACCGCGAGCGGCCTGGCGGTGGCGCTGCTGGCGCTGCGCCTGGCGCCGGCGCCGGCATCGCCCCCGGCGACGGCCTGCGTCACGGGCGGTGCGGCATGA
- a CDS encoding zinc-binding alcohol dehydrogenase family protein — protein sequence MKAVALTHYLPIDDPQSLLDLDLPQPPAPGGFDLLVRVEAVSVNPVDTKVRAPKPQVEAQPKVLGYDAAGVVEAVGADVAGFAPGDEVYYAGDITRAGSNAQYQLVDARIVARKPATLDFAQAAALPLTTLTAWELLFQRMPFDFDDERNRGRRLLIIGGAGGVGSIAIQLARHAGFEVIATASRAESRDWCLQLGAQHVIDHRQPLAPQLQALGIAQVDAALNLADTDRYWDALGELVAPQGHVGLIVEPAGALRIGDPYKAKCIGIHWEMMFARARFKTADMIEQHRILARAASLVDAGELRTTLTDTLSPISASTLREAHRRLESGSTIGKLALVGWG from the coding sequence ATGAAAGCCGTCGCCCTCACGCATTACCTGCCGATCGACGATCCGCAGTCGCTGCTCGACCTGGACCTGCCGCAGCCGCCCGCGCCCGGCGGCTTCGACCTGCTGGTGCGGGTCGAGGCGGTGTCGGTCAATCCGGTGGACACCAAGGTGCGCGCGCCCAAGCCGCAGGTGGAAGCGCAGCCGAAGGTGCTGGGCTACGACGCGGCCGGCGTGGTCGAGGCGGTCGGTGCCGACGTCGCGGGCTTCGCGCCCGGCGACGAGGTCTACTACGCCGGCGACATCACCCGCGCCGGCAGCAACGCGCAGTATCAACTGGTCGATGCGCGCATCGTCGCGCGCAAGCCGGCCACGCTGGACTTCGCCCAGGCAGCGGCGCTTCCGCTGACCACGCTGACCGCGTGGGAACTGCTGTTCCAGCGCATGCCGTTCGACTTCGACGACGAACGCAATCGCGGTCGCCGCCTGCTGATCATCGGCGGCGCCGGCGGCGTCGGCTCGATCGCGATCCAGTTGGCGCGGCACGCCGGCTTCGAGGTCATCGCCACCGCCTCGCGCGCGGAGAGCCGCGACTGGTGCCTGCAATTGGGCGCGCAGCACGTGATCGACCATCGCCAGCCGCTGGCGCCGCAATTGCAGGCGCTGGGCATCGCGCAGGTGGACGCGGCCTTGAACCTGGCCGACACCGACCGCTACTGGGATGCGCTGGGCGAACTGGTCGCGCCGCAGGGCCACGTCGGCCTGATCGTGGAGCCGGCCGGCGCGCTGCGCATCGGCGATCCCTACAAGGCCAAGTGCATCGGCATCCATTGGGAAATGATGTTCGCGCGGGCGCGCTTCAAGACCGCCGACATGATCGAGCAGCACCGGATCCTGGCGCGCGCGGCCAGCCTGGTGGACGCAGGCGAGCTGCGCACCACGCTGACCGACACACTGTCGCCGATCAGCGCCAGCACGCTGCGCGAAGCGCATCGCCGGCTGGAATCGGGCAGCACCATCGGCAAGCTGGCGCTGGTCGGCTGGGGCTGA
- a CDS encoding pseudouridine synthase: MWSRRARLPRRCRRRRLTRPSRPTSSKRGARSPTAPVSDARAVKPPSRPRRPGAPRTAPAVAGAPRHGLARTLSKLGLCSRSEAARWIAAGRVAVDGRTVTDPEFPIVRGRHRLALDGAPLADTARLYVMLNKPRGLVTTAQDERGRDTVYRCFDGAGLPWLAPVGRLDKASEGLLLFSNDPQWAARVTGPASGPDKTYHVQVDALPEADLLARMGEGVVVDGEVLRAKRVRLLRQGDRHAWLEVVLDEGRNRQIRRLLAALGLDVLRLVRVAIGELALGELGKGAWRELSAAEVTALAPAAYASAPAAR; encoded by the coding sequence GTGTGGTCAAGGCGCGCCCGGCTCCCGCGGCGGTGCCGGCGGCGGCGCCTGACGCGGCCAAGCCGGCCGACAAGCAGTAAGCGCGGCGCGCGGTCGCCGACCGCGCCTGTCTCCGATGCGCGCGCGGTGAAACCTCCTTCGCGTCCCCGCCGCCCCGGTGCGCCCCGCACTGCGCCGGCGGTCGCCGGCGCGCCTCGCCATGGCCTGGCGCGCACCTTGTCCAAGCTCGGCCTGTGCTCGCGCAGCGAAGCCGCGCGCTGGATCGCCGCCGGCCGCGTCGCGGTCGACGGCCGCACCGTCACCGATCCCGAGTTCCCGATCGTGCGCGGCCGCCATCGGCTGGCGCTGGACGGGGCGCCGCTGGCCGATACCGCGCGCCTCTACGTGATGCTCAACAAGCCCCGTGGCCTGGTCACCACCGCCCAGGACGAACGCGGCCGTGACACCGTGTACCGGTGCTTCGATGGAGCGGGGCTGCCCTGGCTGGCGCCGGTCGGACGCCTGGACAAGGCCAGCGAGGGCCTGTTGCTGTTCAGCAACGATCCGCAGTGGGCGGCGCGGGTCACCGGTCCGGCCAGCGGCCCGGACAAGACCTATCACGTGCAGGTCGATGCGCTGCCGGAGGCGGACCTGCTGGCGCGGATGGGCGAGGGCGTCGTCGTCGATGGCGAGGTGTTGCGGGCCAAGCGGGTGCGGCTGCTGCGCCAGGGCGACAGGCACGCGTGGCTGGAAGTGGTGCTGGACGAAGGCCGTAACCGGCAGATCCGGCGCCTGCTCGCCGCCTTGGGCCTGGACGTGCTGCGTCTGGTGCGCGTGGCGATCGGCGAACTGGCGTTGGGCGAACTGGGCAAGGGCGCCTGGCGCGAACTCAGCGCCGCCGAAGTCACGGCACTGGCGCCGGCGGCGTACGCCAGCGCGCCAGCCGCGCGCTGA
- a CDS encoding aldo/keto reductase, producing the protein MEYRHLGASGFKVPVLSFGTGTFAGSNDFFAAWGNSDVDQARRLIDICLEAGVTLFDSADIYSGGAAESVLGAAIKGRRDQVLISTKATFRFDPNDPNSVGSSRFHLVRAVEAALQRLGTDYIDLFQLHGFDAKTPVEETLSTLDDLVRAGKIRYLGVSNFSGWHLMKSLAVADRYGWSRYVAHQAYYSLLGRDYEEELMPLGLDQGVGAVVWSPLGWGRLTGRIRRGQPLPEGSRLRNQQVTEAGPPVEDERLYRVIDALEAVAAETGKSVPQIALNWLLQRPTVSSVIIGARNEEQLRQNLGAVGWTLDPAHVQRLDEASTVVPTYPYWHQRGFAERNPRPV; encoded by the coding sequence ATGGAATACCGTCATCTCGGCGCCTCCGGCTTCAAGGTCCCCGTGCTCAGCTTCGGCACCGGCACCTTCGCCGGTTCGAACGACTTTTTCGCCGCCTGGGGCAATTCGGACGTGGACCAGGCGCGGCGCCTGATCGACATCTGCCTGGAGGCCGGGGTCACCCTGTTCGACAGCGCCGACATCTATTCCGGCGGCGCCGCCGAATCGGTGCTGGGCGCGGCGATCAAGGGCCGCCGCGACCAGGTGCTGATCTCGACCAAGGCCACCTTCCGCTTCGACCCGAACGATCCGAACAGCGTCGGTTCCTCGCGTTTCCACCTGGTGCGCGCGGTCGAGGCCGCGCTGCAGCGGCTGGGCACCGACTACATCGACCTGTTCCAGTTGCACGGCTTCGACGCGAAGACGCCGGTGGAGGAAACCCTGTCCACGCTCGACGACCTGGTCCGCGCCGGCAAGATCCGCTACCTGGGCGTGTCCAACTTCTCCGGCTGGCACCTGATGAAGTCGCTGGCGGTGGCCGACCGCTACGGCTGGTCGCGCTACGTCGCGCACCAGGCCTATTACTCGCTGCTCGGCCGCGACTACGAAGAGGAACTGATGCCGCTGGGCCTGGACCAGGGCGTGGGCGCGGTGGTGTGGAGCCCGCTGGGCTGGGGCCGCCTGACCGGCAGGATCCGCCGCGGCCAGCCGCTGCCGGAGGGCAGCCGCCTGCGCAACCAGCAGGTCACCGAGGCCGGTCCGCCGGTGGAGGACGAGCGCCTGTACCGGGTGATCGACGCGCTCGAGGCGGTCGCCGCCGAGACCGGCAAGAGCGTGCCGCAGATCGCGCTGAACTGGCTGCTGCAGCGGCCGACGGTGAGCAGCGTCATCATCGGCGCGCGCAACGAGGAGCAGTTGCGGCAGAACCTGGGCGCGGTCGGCTGGACTCTCGACCCGGCACACGTCCAGCGCCTGGACGAGGCGAGCACTGTGGTGCCGACCTATCCGTACTGGCACCAGCGCGGCTTCGCCGAACGCAATCCGCGTCCGGTGTGA
- a CDS encoding IS110 family transposase produces MRRFVGIDVAKAELVIHVLPDHVAWTQPNTPQGRHELVQRLSTLACERIVLEASGGYETAVLRALRQADLPAVRMSAKRPRALANALGLHAKTDALDARLLAIAAEHIPTTPTTVLPEHLQQLRELLDLRTTVVGQRDAHRRRLDHITSPDVRHQCERVIALMNQQIRALDRQVEQQARTCSTLPKVPGVGAILRATLAARLPELGTLPPRKLAALVGLAPFNRDSGGWKGQRRITGGRADVRRVLYMATWASIRAGSPLANTYARLKAAGKPSKVAIVACMHKFLRWLNAIARDQTSYAPPVIAAA; encoded by the coding sequence ATGCGGCGCTTTGTCGGGATCGATGTTGCCAAGGCCGAACTGGTCATTCATGTTCTGCCGGACCACGTGGCCTGGACCCAGCCCAACACGCCGCAAGGGCGGCATGAACTGGTCCAGCGCCTGTCCACGCTGGCCTGCGAACGGATCGTGCTGGAAGCCAGCGGCGGCTATGAGACGGCGGTGCTGCGGGCTCTGCGCCAGGCCGACCTGCCGGCGGTGCGCATGTCTGCCAAGCGCCCGCGTGCGTTGGCCAACGCCCTAGGCCTGCATGCCAAGACCGACGCCCTGGACGCGCGGCTGCTGGCCATCGCGGCTGAGCACATCCCGACCACGCCTACGACCGTGCTGCCAGAGCACCTGCAGCAGCTACGCGAACTGCTCGACCTGCGCACCACCGTGGTCGGCCAGCGCGATGCCCATCGGCGCCGCCTGGATCACATCACCAGTCCCGACGTGCGCCACCAGTGCGAGCGGGTCATCGCCCTGATGAATCAACAGATCCGGGCGCTGGACCGGCAGGTCGAGCAACAGGCCAGAACATGTTCGACCCTGCCCAAGGTCCCTGGGGTCGGAGCGATCCTGCGCGCCACCCTGGCCGCACGGCTGCCGGAACTGGGAACGCTGCCGCCGCGCAAGCTCGCCGCCCTGGTCGGGCTGGCCCCGTTCAATCGCGACAGCGGTGGCTGGAAAGGCCAACGCCGCATCACCGGCGGACGCGCCGACGTGCGACGGGTCCTGTACATGGCCACCTGGGCCTCCATCCGCGCCGGCTCCCCCTTAGCCAACACCTATGCACGCCTGAAGGCAGCAGGCAAGCCGTCCAAGGTCGCCATCGTCGCCTGCATGCACAAGTTCCTGCGCTGGCTCAATGCCATCGCACGCGATCAGACCTCCTACGCGCCCCCGGTCATCGCTGCTGCATGA
- a CDS encoding FAD-dependent oxidoreductase has product MSPASGQPDPTATAYPHLFAPLDLGFTQLRNRVLMGSMHTGLEDRARDFPKLAAYFAERAAGGVGLIVTGGFAPNVVGWLKPFGGKLSWPWEVRPHRQVTRAVHAHGAKICLQLLHAGRYAYHPLSVAPSKLKAPINPFTPRALSARGVERQIGAYARAARLAREAGYDGVEVMGSEGYLINEFVAPRSNRRDDAWGGDATKRMRFAVEIVRQIREACGPDFIIVYRLSLVDLVEDGSDWQEIVAQAQAIEAAGATLINSGIGWHEARVPTIATSVPRAAFAGVTAKLKPHVRLPLIATNRINMPDVAERILAGGGADMVSLARPLLADPQWPNKARRGQAQAINTCIACNQACLDHVFENKTASCLVNPRAAAETELNYLPTTAPKRIAVVGAGPAGLACATVAAERGHRVTLFDSAAEIGGQFNVAKRIPGKEEFHETLRYFRHQLDATGVEVRLQTTADAALLSEFDDVVLATGIVPRKVDFPGADHPHVVSYLDVLQGRVQAADTVAIIGAGGIGFDVGEFLVHAGESTALDPARWMAEWGVDPQFEARGALRKPQPEAPARKVWLLQRSPGRPGARLGKTTGWIHRATLKAKGVTMLGGVEYLGMDDAGLRIRVDGAEQLLPVGTVVVCAGQEPRRDLHDTLQASGRSVHLIGGADVAAELDAKRAIAQGSRLAAQL; this is encoded by the coding sequence ATGTCGCCCGCCTCCGGCCAGCCCGATCCGACCGCCACCGCCTATCCGCACCTGTTCGCCCCGCTCGACCTGGGCTTCACCCAGTTGCGCAACCGGGTGCTGATGGGCTCGATGCACACCGGCCTGGAGGACCGCGCGCGCGATTTCCCCAAGCTGGCCGCGTATTTCGCCGAGCGCGCCGCCGGCGGCGTCGGGCTGATCGTCACCGGCGGCTTCGCGCCGAACGTGGTCGGCTGGCTGAAGCCGTTCGGCGGCAAGCTGTCGTGGCCGTGGGAAGTGCGCCCGCACCGCCAAGTGACCCGCGCGGTGCACGCCCACGGCGCCAAGATCTGCCTGCAGCTGCTGCATGCCGGGCGCTACGCCTACCACCCGCTGTCGGTGGCGCCCTCGAAGCTGAAGGCGCCGATCAACCCGTTCACACCGCGCGCCTTGTCCGCACGCGGGGTCGAGCGTCAGATCGGCGCCTACGCGCGCGCCGCACGGCTGGCGCGCGAGGCCGGCTACGACGGCGTGGAAGTGATGGGCTCGGAAGGCTATCTGATCAACGAGTTCGTGGCCCCGCGCAGCAATCGCCGCGACGATGCCTGGGGCGGCGACGCAACCAAGCGCATGCGCTTCGCGGTGGAGATCGTGCGCCAGATCCGCGAAGCCTGCGGGCCCGATTTCATCATCGTCTACCGGCTGTCGCTGGTGGACCTGGTCGAGGACGGCAGCGACTGGCAGGAGATCGTGGCGCAGGCGCAGGCGATCGAAGCCGCCGGCGCGACCCTGATCAACTCCGGCATCGGCTGGCACGAAGCGCGCGTGCCGACCATCGCCACCTCGGTGCCGCGCGCCGCGTTCGCCGGCGTCACCGCCAAGCTCAAGCCGCACGTGCGGCTGCCGCTGATCGCCACCAACCGCATCAACATGCCCGACGTGGCCGAGCGCATCCTCGCCGGCGGCGGCGCCGACATGGTGTCGCTGGCGCGGCCGCTGCTGGCCGATCCGCAGTGGCCGAACAAGGCGCGGCGCGGCCAGGCGCAGGCGATCAACACCTGCATCGCCTGCAACCAGGCGTGCCTGGACCACGTGTTCGAGAACAAGACCGCCAGTTGCCTGGTCAATCCGCGCGCGGCGGCGGAGACCGAACTGAATTACCTGCCCACCACCGCGCCCAAGCGCATCGCCGTGGTCGGCGCCGGACCCGCCGGACTGGCCTGCGCCACGGTCGCCGCCGAACGCGGCCACCGCGTGACCCTGTTCGACAGCGCCGCGGAGATCGGCGGCCAGTTCAACGTGGCCAAGCGCATTCCCGGCAAGGAGGAATTCCACGAGACGCTGCGCTACTTCCGCCACCAGTTGGACGCCACCGGCGTGGAGGTGCGGCTGCAGACCACCGCCGATGCGGCGCTGCTGTCCGAGTTCGACGACGTGGTGCTGGCGACGGGCATCGTGCCGCGCAAGGTGGACTTCCCCGGTGCCGACCATCCGCATGTGGTCAGCTATCTCGACGTCCTGCAGGGCCGGGTGCAGGCGGCGGACACGGTCGCGATCATCGGCGCCGGCGGCATCGGCTTCGACGTCGGCGAGTTCCTGGTCCATGCCGGTGAATCCACCGCGCTGGACCCGGCGCGCTGGATGGCCGAATGGGGCGTGGATCCGCAATTCGAGGCGCGCGGCGCGTTGCGCAAGCCGCAACCGGAAGCGCCGGCGCGCAAGGTGTGGCTGCTGCAGCGCAGCCCCGGCCGACCGGGCGCGCGCCTGGGCAAGACCACCGGCTGGATCCACCGCGCGACCCTAAAAGCGAAGGGTGTGACCATGCTCGGCGGCGTCGAGTACCTGGGCATGGACGATGCCGGCCTGCGCATCCGCGTGGACGGCGCCGAACAACTGTTGCCGGTGGGCACCGTGGTGGTCTGCGCCGGCCAGGAACCGCGCCGCGACCTGCACGACACACTGCAGGCCAGCGGCCGCAGCGTGCACCTGATCGGCGGCGCGGACGTGGCCGCGGAGCTGGACGCCAAGCGCGCGATCGCACAGGGGAGCCGCCTGGCGGCGCAACTCTAG
- a CDS encoding SGNH/GDSL hydrolase family protein, translated as MSRPSRQAVLAATLLGALAVPAGAAEQDWIATWQASPQPLWAADFPFPTHTPFNLWRQTVRQVARISLGGGTVRVELSNAYGTAPLQIGAASLALAGDGAATVPGTERPLRFGGQRTATIPPGAPLLSDPVALDVPDLARLSVSLYLPQPTAPSTFHWEGLGSTWLAPGERTADATLGDASALPVRLFVSGIQVRRTDAAGAVVALGDSITDGAASTPGADQRWPDHLATRLAPQRVAVLNAGISGGRVLRDRIGRNALARLDRDVLAQPGVRTLVLLIGINDISWHATPFAPDDAPVSAQELIAGYRQLLQRGQARGLRVIGATLTPFEGALPDTPIHGYYSADKERVRQQVNAWLRNGNGFDAIIDFDALLRDPAHPTRMLPAFDSGDHLHPGDAGYAAMADAAARMLGATADAPPSAVLAR; from the coding sequence ATGAGCCGGCCTTCGCGCCAGGCTGTGCTGGCGGCGACCTTGCTGGGCGCGCTCGCGGTACCCGCCGGCGCCGCCGAACAGGACTGGATCGCGACCTGGCAGGCCAGTCCGCAGCCGCTGTGGGCGGCGGACTTCCCGTTCCCGACCCACACCCCGTTCAACCTGTGGCGGCAGACCGTGCGCCAGGTGGCGCGGATCAGCCTGGGCGGCGGCACGGTGCGCGTGGAGCTGAGCAATGCCTACGGCACGGCGCCGCTGCAGATCGGCGCCGCGTCGCTGGCGCTGGCCGGCGACGGCGCCGCGACCGTTCCCGGCACCGAGCGCCCCCTGCGCTTCGGCGGACAGCGCACGGCGACCATTCCACCGGGCGCGCCACTGCTCAGCGACCCGGTCGCGCTGGACGTGCCGGACCTGGCGCGGCTCAGCGTCAGCCTGTACCTGCCGCAGCCGACCGCGCCGTCCACCTTCCATTGGGAAGGCCTGGGCAGCACCTGGCTGGCGCCGGGCGAGCGCACCGCGGACGCAACGCTGGGCGACGCCAGCGCGCTGCCGGTGCGGCTGTTCGTCAGCGGCATCCAGGTGCGTCGCACCGATGCCGCCGGCGCGGTGGTGGCGCTGGGCGACTCGATCACCGATGGCGCCGCGTCCACCCCGGGCGCCGACCAGCGCTGGCCCGACCACCTGGCCACGCGGCTGGCGCCGCAGCGCGTGGCGGTGCTCAACGCCGGCATCTCCGGTGGCCGCGTGTTGCGCGACCGCATTGGCCGCAATGCGCTGGCGCGGCTGGATCGCGACGTGCTGGCGCAGCCGGGGGTGCGCACCCTGGTGCTGCTGATCGGCATCAACGACATCAGTTGGCATGCCACGCCGTTCGCACCGGACGACGCGCCGGTGTCCGCGCAGGAGCTGATCGCCGGCTATCGCCAGTTGCTGCAGCGCGGGCAGGCGCGCGGCCTGCGCGTGATCGGCGCCACGCTGACGCCGTTCGAAGGCGCATTGCCGGACACGCCGATCCACGGCTACTACAGCGCGGACAAGGAGCGGGTGCGGCAGCAGGTCAATGCCTGGCTACGAAACGGCAACGGCTTCGATGCGATCATCGATTTCGACGCCCTGCTCCGCGACCCCGCGCACCCCACCCGCATGCTGCCCGCCTTCGATTCCGGCGATCACCTGCACCCCGGCGACGCCGGCTATGCCGCCATGGCCGACGCCGCCGCGCGCATGCTCGGCGCTACCGCCGACGCGCCGCCCAGCGCCGTGCTGGCGCGCTGA
- a CDS encoding LysR family transcriptional regulator, whose translation MDRIGDIALFLRVLDLGSISAAARSLDLSVAVASQRLERALGVRLLHRTTRRLHPTPEGLQLAEQGRPLVEDLESLAGGLRQAGVAAAGTLRVTLSAAFGRLYVSPLLPRFMALHPQVRLSVHLSDNVVDLVREGFDLAIRIGTLRDSSLVARRLAGNRRVLCASPEYLRCHGTPATPADLAAHACLLLTGSDGRQDTWRLQGPDGEIAVRVAGPLETNFGEVLRDAAVNGQGIALHSEWHVAEDLRQGRLRQVLADYPLAETGIYAVMPQRRLVPPRVRAFVDFMQAELADPPPWRRPG comes from the coding sequence ATGGACCGGATCGGCGATATCGCCCTGTTCCTGCGCGTGCTCGATCTCGGTTCGATCAGCGCCGCCGCGCGCAGCCTGGATCTGTCGGTGGCGGTGGCCAGTCAGCGGCTGGAGCGCGCGCTCGGCGTGCGCCTGTTGCACCGGACCACGCGGCGCCTGCATCCAACTCCGGAAGGCCTGCAACTGGCCGAGCAGGGACGCCCGCTGGTCGAGGATCTGGAGTCGCTGGCCGGCGGCCTGCGCCAGGCCGGCGTCGCCGCCGCCGGTACCTTGCGGGTGACCCTGTCCGCGGCGTTCGGACGCCTGTACGTGTCCCCGCTGCTGCCGCGCTTCATGGCGCTGCACCCGCAGGTGCGGCTGAGCGTGCACCTGAGCGACAACGTCGTGGACCTGGTCCGCGAAGGCTTCGATCTGGCGATCCGCATCGGCACGCTGCGCGATTCCAGCCTGGTCGCGCGGCGCCTGGCCGGCAATCGGCGCGTGCTCTGCGCCTCGCCCGAGTACCTGCGCTGTCACGGCACCCCGGCCACGCCGGCCGACCTGGCCGCGCACGCCTGCCTGTTGCTGACCGGCAGCGACGGCCGGCAGGACACCTGGCGGCTGCAGGGACCCGACGGCGAGATCGCCGTCCGCGTGGCCGGGCCGCTGGAGACCAACTTCGGCGAAGTACTGCGCGATGCCGCGGTCAACGGCCAGGGCATCGCCCTGCATTCGGAATGGCATGTGGCCGAGGACCTGCGCCAGGGGCGGCTGCGCCAGGTGCTGGCCGACTACCCGCTGGCCGAGACCGGCATCTACGCGGTGATGCCGCAGCGCCGGCTGGTGCCGCCGCGGGTGCGGGCCTTCGTCGACTTCATGCAGGCCGAACTGGCCGACCCGCCGCCTTGGCGGCGCCCCGGATGA